A stretch of the Bacillus sp. FJAT-18017 genome encodes the following:
- a CDS encoding CpaF family protein, with the protein MKLLDRINQKNSNTRIEESSATLEVAAPDSLPTILEKREQTIPKEEIKESQIEPIRQKQYDKEQELKSILHKRILQELKDEEVEAIVVKLDEMAMEAIKDNDSFRGMVDRKKVVAELTNDLTGFGPINPLLLDEEVSEIMVNGPHQVYCERKGKLVLSDIKFRDNEHVMNVIEKIVAPIGRRIDESSPMVDARLPDGSRVNAIIPPLALNGPTITIRKFSKDPFTIEDLTNFGTVTKEMAVFLDACVKARLNIFVSGGTGSGKTTTLNVLSNFIPNDERIVTIEDAAELQLRQDHVVSLESRPPNIEGKGSITIRDLVRNSLRMRPDRVVIGEVRGAEALDMLQAMNTGHDGSLATGHSNSPRDMISRLETMVLLGGVDLPIKAIREQISGALDVIIQQTRLKDGSRKITHITEVQGMEGDVIVLQDIFVYQQIGVNEQGKYIGRLVPTGVRPKFYERLENTGIHIPPSVFIEQGE; encoded by the coding sequence ATGAAGCTGCTTGACCGTATAAATCAGAAAAATAGCAACACGAGGATAGAAGAGTCTTCAGCTACATTGGAAGTGGCTGCTCCAGACAGTCTCCCAACCATATTAGAGAAGCGGGAACAAACCATTCCAAAAGAAGAGATAAAAGAGTCCCAGATTGAACCCATCCGCCAAAAACAATATGACAAGGAACAGGAATTGAAAAGTATTCTTCATAAAAGAATTCTGCAAGAATTAAAGGATGAAGAGGTAGAAGCCATTGTTGTAAAGCTGGATGAAATGGCAATGGAGGCAATTAAGGATAATGATTCTTTCCGGGGGATGGTTGATCGTAAGAAAGTCGTAGCCGAACTGACCAATGACCTGACAGGCTTTGGGCCAATAAACCCTTTGCTTCTAGATGAGGAAGTATCCGAGATTATGGTAAATGGGCCTCATCAGGTTTATTGTGAACGGAAAGGGAAGCTTGTTCTTAGTGATATTAAATTTCGGGATAATGAACATGTCATGAATGTTATTGAAAAAATTGTCGCGCCAATCGGGAGAAGAATTGATGAAAGTTCACCAATGGTGGATGCAAGGCTTCCCGACGGTTCCCGTGTAAATGCAATTATTCCTCCACTTGCATTGAATGGTCCGACTATCACTATCCGAAAGTTTTCCAAGGATCCTTTTACAATTGAAGACCTGACAAACTTTGGAACGGTTACAAAAGAAATGGCTGTTTTCCTTGATGCATGTGTCAAAGCCCGTCTTAATATTTTTGTTAGCGGAGGAACAGGGTCCGGAAAAACGACCACATTAAATGTGCTCTCCAACTTTATCCCAAACGACGAACGTATTGTAACGATTGAGGATGCGGCTGAACTTCAACTGCGTCAAGACCACGTAGTTTCATTGGAATCCAGGCCACCGAATATTGAAGGTAAAGGTTCAATTACAATTAGGGACCTTGTCAGAAACTCACTAAGGATGCGGCCCGACCGGGTAGTAATCGGGGAAGTAAGGGGGGCTGAAGCCCTCGATATGCTTCAGGCTATGAACACAGGTCATGACGGTTCACTTGCAACTGGTCACTCAAATTCCCCGAGGGACATGATATCAAGGCTAGAAACAATGGTATTGCTTGGGGGAGTTGATCTTCCTATAAAGGCAATCCGAGAACAAATTTCCGGGGCCCTTGATGTCATCATTCAGCAAACAAGGCTAAAGGATGGGTCTCGAAAAATCACTCATATAACAGAAGTCCAAGGAATGGAAGGAGATGTTATTGTTCTCCAAGATATTTTTGTCTATCAGCAGATTGGCGTAAATGAACAGGGAAAGTATATTGGGAGACTTGTACCAACCGGAGTACGGCCAAAGTTTTATGAAAGGCTTGAAAATACCGGAATTCATATCCCTCCAAGTGTATTTATTGAGCAGGGGGAATAA
- a CDS encoding AAA family ATPase, giving the protein MAGNIEMKTTEGGTPPPRGRVIAVCSAKGGIGRTILSVNLAVALSKGNNSVAVLDGDFQFGDVSLAMDLQPVFTIKEAVEGITSLDENRLEEYMSVHPSGVRVLPAPERPEYADLVTKEASLKIIDLLLKKNEFVVCDTGAGLNENTLSLIERADEILVVTTLEMAAMKNTKLLLETLGILGIREKVRVILNRANMESVIKAEDGAKILGEGAPIYIPNDFQICSRSLNVGIPFVISNTKSDIAKAVFKMGEMIASQSPIPKTMKKKNKSRTLFPWKRKKGGVTK; this is encoded by the coding sequence ATGGCAGGAAATATTGAAATGAAAACTACAGAAGGTGGTACTCCTCCCCCGCGTGGAAGGGTGATTGCAGTCTGCAGTGCAAAGGGCGGGATTGGCCGCACCATCCTTTCCGTCAATTTAGCCGTTGCTTTATCAAAAGGGAATAATTCTGTTGCAGTACTTGACGGGGACTTCCAATTTGGTGATGTTTCACTGGCTATGGATTTGCAGCCCGTTTTTACAATCAAGGAGGCTGTGGAGGGCATAACTAGCCTTGATGAAAATAGATTGGAAGAATATATGTCAGTCCATCCGAGCGGGGTTCGTGTACTTCCTGCGCCAGAAAGGCCGGAGTATGCAGACCTTGTTACTAAAGAGGCGAGTCTGAAGATCATTGATCTTTTATTAAAAAAGAATGAATTTGTTGTTTGTGATACAGGAGCAGGATTAAATGAGAATACACTCAGCTTAATAGAAAGAGCCGATGAAATTCTTGTTGTTACCACTCTTGAAATGGCTGCTATGAAAAATACAAAACTATTATTGGAAACGTTGGGAATCCTGGGGATACGGGAAAAAGTCAGGGTTATCCTCAACAGGGCCAATATGGAAAGTGTCATTAAGGCTGAGGATGGTGCCAAAATTCTGGGAGAAGGAGCCCCAATATATATCCCGAATGATTTTCAAATATGCTCTAGGTCTTTAAATGTAGGGATTCCTTTTGTTATTAGCAATACGAAATCCGATATTGCTAAAGCGGTGTTTAAAATGGGGGAGATGATTGCTTCACAATCTCCTATCCCAAAAACGATGAAGAAAAAAAACAAATCGAGAACGCTATTTCCATGGAAACGTAAGAAGGGAGGAGTAACCAAATGA
- the cpaB gene encoding Flp pilus assembly protein CpaB, whose product MKSKTVLLLSLVMGIITTAIFFQYMNQVDGKETTAAVPMSDIIVAKETINKNQKITAEMLEVVQVPEDNLLAKSINNVSEAEGKLAESMIQKGEPILAHRLISQKEEEVYVSRKVREGYRAVSVSVNLHQSVSNLIEAEDLVDVIFSKEDQEAKIDKPKVMTKVLLKKARVLAVGRKMIMAEDTKDAEGADGQYQEYTTVTLELKPDDAFKIIHSSEEGKIHFILHTRPVMNDEGTPVDKENES is encoded by the coding sequence ATGAAATCAAAAACGGTTTTACTGCTGTCCCTTGTCATGGGAATCATTACTACAGCCATTTTCTTTCAATATATGAATCAGGTAGACGGAAAGGAGACTACAGCTGCTGTACCGATGTCAGATATCATTGTTGCGAAAGAGACAATTAATAAAAATCAAAAAATAACAGCTGAGATGCTGGAGGTTGTCCAGGTTCCCGAGGATAATTTACTTGCAAAATCCATAAATAATGTCTCTGAAGCTGAGGGGAAGCTTGCCGAGTCGATGATTCAGAAAGGCGAGCCAATCCTGGCCCACAGGCTGATTTCACAAAAAGAAGAGGAAGTATACGTTTCGAGGAAGGTAAGGGAAGGCTATAGGGCCGTCTCTGTTTCTGTAAATTTACATCAATCCGTTTCAAATTTAATTGAGGCTGAAGATCTAGTTGATGTTATTTTTTCAAAAGAGGATCAGGAAGCCAAAATAGATAAGCCCAAGGTGATGACTAAAGTATTGCTAAAAAAAGCTAGGGTCCTGGCCGTTGGCAGAAAGATGATTATGGCCGAAGATACAAAAGATGCTGAAGGGGCTGACGGGCAATATCAGGAATATACCACCGTTACCCTTGAATTAAAGCCAGATGATGCATTTAAAATTATTCATTCATCTGAAGAAGGGAAAATTCATTTTATTCTTCATACCAGGCCTGTTATGAATGATGAAGGGACGCCAGTGGATAAAGAAAACGAAAGCTAG
- a CDS encoding pilus assembly protein TadG-related protein: protein MRKFIKGEKGNAAVLTALILLGLLGVTGLAVDGGMLYMHKSKLQKVANAAALSGAQELTASEEKVKRIVNDILVSHNETGSLEGVTVIKDQKVSVVLNKKTKTSFAGLFGFDIVDVKAAASASIKPMGRAVGAAPLGIDESIPLEYKKIYHLKIEPDSTVSGSFGVLALEGPGANIYENNLRNGFQQEIKQGDIFNTQTGNIAGKTISVVKDLVNGCSIPVDDLRNQKCSRVLLIPVYQPYQFDSNQLKQVKVTGFAYFYITEPMSSNDTSITGMFIKRTGKGFTGEGSPDKGAYSIRLTE, encoded by the coding sequence ATGAGGAAATTTATAAAGGGAGAAAAAGGCAACGCAGCTGTACTTACAGCACTAATCCTATTAGGGTTGCTTGGGGTTACAGGTCTGGCTGTTGACGGCGGCATGCTTTATATGCACAAAAGCAAACTGCAAAAAGTGGCAAATGCAGCAGCCTTATCAGGGGCTCAAGAGCTTACCGCCTCGGAGGAAAAAGTAAAAAGAATAGTTAATGATATATTGGTGTCACATAACGAAACAGGCTCTCTTGAGGGTGTAACAGTTATTAAGGATCAAAAAGTAAGTGTTGTCTTGAACAAAAAGACGAAAACGTCATTTGCAGGTTTATTTGGCTTTGATATTGTCGATGTTAAGGCTGCGGCTTCTGCCTCAATCAAACCAATGGGACGAGCAGTCGGAGCGGCCCCGCTAGGAATTGATGAAAGTATCCCCCTTGAGTATAAAAAAATATATCATTTGAAAATTGAACCGGATTCGACTGTAAGCGGAAGCTTCGGTGTCCTTGCTCTAGAAGGCCCTGGTGCGAACATATATGAAAATAATCTCCGTAACGGCTTTCAGCAGGAAATAAAACAAGGTGATATTTTTAACACTCAAACAGGTAATATTGCCGGAAAAACAATTTCTGTAGTAAAGGATCTAGTCAATGGCTGTTCAATTCCTGTTGATGACCTTAGAAATCAGAAATGTTCAAGGGTACTTCTCATACCGGTTTATCAGCCTTACCAATTCGATTCAAATCAGTTAAAGCAAGTGAAGGTTACTGGCTTTGCCTATTTTTACATTACTGAGCCAATGTCTAGCAATGACACATCCATTACCGGAATGTTCATCAAAAGAACCGGAAAAGGTTTTACCGGGGAAGGCAGCCCGGATAAAGGGGCTTATAGCATCCGGTTAACAGAGTAG
- a CDS encoding TadE/TadG family type IV pilus assembly protein — MRKGESGQSLVETALVLPLLLMLIAGIFDIGRLTYMYAHLHMAAQETVRKGGLGATDTEITEFAKNYVQVGDSSKLEISITPSGTVRRSGEYMTVRLKYPFRLYTPFVSSLFPNSLYAETDSTIRIE; from the coding sequence ATGAGGAAGGGTGAAAGCGGTCAATCGTTAGTTGAAACAGCACTTGTTCTTCCGCTGCTTCTAATGCTGATTGCCGGTATTTTTGATATCGGTAGATTGACGTATATGTATGCCCATCTTCATATGGCTGCGCAGGAGACTGTTCGCAAGGGCGGGTTGGGAGCCACCGACACCGAAATCACCGAGTTCGCGAAAAATTATGTACAAGTAGGCGACTCATCCAAATTAGAGATAAGCATCACGCCATCCGGTACAGTGAGGCGTTCGGGGGAATATATGACAGTTAGATTAAAATATCCTTTTAGGCTATATACTCCCTTTGTTTCAAGCCTCTTTCCAAATTCTTTATACGCCGAAACAGATTCAACAATCCGGATAGAATGA
- a CDS encoding A24 family peptidase, with the protein MMIKAILLFLLLIICVVTDIRERRIYNKVLIPFLMVAFFVNAIAGGLGGIGDTVVGLLVGLAILLIPYLMGGMGAGDVKLLAVIGALMGYQFVLFSALYMAFAGGIFAFLIIFFRKGAKQRLKGIYLFLIGLLKGLNIPLYQDSETMKITYPYGVAIAVGAIIQLFQGGIMI; encoded by the coding sequence ATGATGATAAAAGCAATTTTGCTGTTTTTATTGTTAATAATTTGCGTTGTAACCGACATTAGGGAGCGCCGGATTTATAATAAAGTCCTAATTCCATTCCTTATGGTGGCATTTTTTGTAAATGCCATCGCTGGTGGTTTGGGGGGAATTGGAGATACCGTCGTCGGGTTGCTCGTAGGCCTTGCAATCCTGCTTATTCCTTATCTAATGGGTGGTATGGGAGCAGGCGACGTAAAGTTGCTCGCCGTTATCGGTGCGCTTATGGGATATCAGTTTGTTCTGTTTTCTGCATTGTATATGGCATTTGCCGGTGGAATATTTGCGTTTCTAATCATCTTCTTTCGTAAAGGGGCGAAACAACGGCTGAAAGGAATCTATCTTTTTTTAATAGGATTGCTAAAGGGGCTAAATATCCCGCTCTACCAAGATAGTGAAACAATGAAAATAACATATCCGTACGGAGTTGCGATTGCAGTAGGGGCGATTATACAACTTTTCCAAGGCGGAATTATGATATGA
- a CDS encoding Flp family type IVb pilin — protein MMKKMKALLTEEQGQGMTEYGLVLGVIALGVVAILGLFRTEIEGMFNELLTSIQGR, from the coding sequence ATGATGAAAAAAATGAAAGCATTGCTTACAGAAGAACAAGGACAAGGTATGACTGAGTACGGTTTGGTTTTGGGTGTAATTGCACTGGGTGTTGTTGCAATACTTGGATTATTTAGAACCGAGATTGAAGGTATGTTTAATGAACTTTTAACTTCAATCCAAGGTCGATAA
- a CDS encoding DUF192 domain-containing protein: MNLSNGTEIADNIACANSFFQRLKGLMFTKSLPAGHGLLIKPCQSIHTFFMKYPIDVVYLDGNNEIVGLDEAMNPARIGKVHRKAKSVLELPSGTIQNAELKVGHYLSIN, from the coding sequence GTGAATCTGTCGAACGGGACGGAAATTGCAGACAACATTGCATGCGCCAATAGTTTTTTTCAAAGGCTAAAGGGTCTCATGTTTACGAAAAGTCTGCCCGCAGGACACGGCCTGTTAATCAAGCCCTGCCAATCGATCCACACATTCTTCATGAAATATCCAATCGACGTTGTATATTTGGACGGAAACAACGAAATAGTCGGACTGGATGAAGCCATGAATCCTGCAAGGATTGGAAAAGTACACCGAAAAGCAAAATCGGTACTCGAGCTTCCATCTGGGACAATACAGAATGCAGAACTGAAAGTTGGTCATTATTTATCTATTAATTAA
- a CDS encoding DUF418 domain-containing protein — protein MKDLVGPTGEKGRIASLDAMRGLAILGIYFVNMMSFHSPFMFIDPLEWWDSGLDRIVYIGIDIFAQASFYPLFSMLFGFGLALTRERVLERGGSFSSVSLRRLLFLLVVGVIHAFIIWPGDILITYAVIGFLSLSFLRLSGKALLAVGIGMYAIPNLMLGLLLVVAHLFSPGAAVSYEPEEAEKALSIYGQGSFLEITGMRTEEWLSNNNPETAPILLFSLLPLFLIGAAISKLKWLEEASKQLNKLRIVTFTALFIGLLIKQLPYFIPGSYPAEFFQDFFGGPLLAFAYAGLVALYTEKRGAGKGLISNVGRMSMSNYLFQSLVSTIIFYGYGLGLYGKVTLFQGVLIVIAVYLLQVFLSRIWLKKFRFGPVEWVWRSFTYLSWQRILKGERA, from the coding sequence ATGAAAGACTTAGTGGGGCCTACAGGTGAAAAAGGGAGAATAGCATCATTGGATGCAATGAGAGGACTGGCGATTCTCGGAATCTATTTCGTTAACATGATGTCTTTCCATTCTCCATTCATGTTCATTGATCCTTTGGAATGGTGGGATAGCGGTCTTGACCGAATTGTCTATATCGGAATTGATATATTTGCCCAGGCTAGCTTCTATCCGCTTTTCTCAATGCTGTTCGGCTTTGGACTCGCATTGACAAGGGAGCGCGTACTTGAAAGGGGTGGCAGTTTTTCCAGCGTTTCTTTAAGAAGATTATTGTTCTTATTAGTTGTGGGAGTTATCCACGCCTTCATTATCTGGCCAGGCGATATTTTAATTACATACGCAGTCATCGGATTTTTATCATTATCTTTTCTTCGCTTGAGTGGAAAGGCGTTGCTCGCTGTGGGGATTGGTATGTATGCCATTCCTAACCTTATGCTGGGCTTGTTGTTAGTGGTGGCCCATTTATTTAGTCCTGGGGCTGCCGTTTCATATGAGCCGGAAGAAGCGGAAAAGGCGTTAAGCATCTATGGGCAAGGCTCTTTCCTTGAAATAACCGGGATGAGAACGGAAGAGTGGCTTTCCAACAACAATCCTGAAACAGCTCCAATTTTGCTGTTTTCACTTCTTCCGCTGTTCCTGATAGGAGCGGCGATTTCAAAATTAAAGTGGCTTGAAGAAGCGTCTAAACAGTTAAATAAATTGAGGATAGTGACCTTTACAGCTTTATTCATCGGCTTGCTAATTAAGCAGCTTCCTTATTTTATACCTGGCAGCTATCCGGCTGAATTTTTCCAGGATTTCTTTGGCGGGCCTCTACTGGCATTCGCCTATGCAGGGCTTGTGGCACTTTATACTGAAAAAAGAGGCGCTGGGAAAGGGCTTATTTCAAATGTCGGACGGATGTCCATGTCCAACTATTTGTTCCAATCCTTAGTATCGACGATTATCTTTTATGGATATGGCCTTGGGCTTTACGGAAAGGTAACACTTTTTCAAGGTGTATTGATTGTTATAGCAGTTTATTTGCTTCAGGTGTTTTTAAGCAGGATATGGCTGAAGAAATTCAGGTTTGGTCCGGTTGAATGGGTTTGGAGAAGTTTTACGTATTTATCCTGGCAAAGAATACTCAAGGGGGAGCGGGCATGA
- a CDS encoding spore germination protein, giving the protein MPAIVGVVQVISLGSSSIFNIGDVYSISPVSNAKTFAGAGSFNTGDAIHNLNHISSTNVHETDGIDQPIAFNV; this is encoded by the coding sequence ATGCCAGCAATTGTTGGAGTAGTCCAGGTCATTTCACTTGGAAGCAGTTCAATTTTCAATATCGGTGATGTATATAGCATATCCCCGGTTTCAAACGCAAAGACGTTTGCAGGTGCCGGCTCGTTCAACACAGGCGATGCCATTCATAACTTAAACCATATTAGCTCTACAAATGTTCACGAAACTGATGGAATTGACCAGCCAATTGCATTCAATGTCTAG
- a CDS encoding spore germination protein GerPB: MNIYIQQSITIQSIRIGGISNSSVFQIGSSGIIKPASHLSNTGGFTGPAPKTQKPFQLAPQQDSGGQLPLTQTPAVPL, encoded by the coding sequence ATGAATATCTATATCCAACAGTCCATTACTATCCAAAGCATTAGGATTGGAGGGATTTCGAATTCCTCCGTCTTCCAAATCGGCAGTTCAGGCATCATTAAACCAGCTTCCCATTTGTCCAATACAGGCGGCTTTACGGGCCCGGCCCCCAAAACTCAAAAGCCGTTCCAACTGGCACCGCAACAGGATTCAGGCGGACAGCTGCCTTTAACACAAACACCAGCAGTTCCGCTTTAA
- the gerPC gene encoding spore germination protein GerPC gives MDFYQALQWMQGQLHILSQKIANLEESLRCAEEEIRLLKDKPSIQVGTIQYKFDQLKVETLEGTLSIGLNPKDLQGIEEMAISEGQNGYPGQPGSPQGMAPQDQQPFEGNPGYNPQPIQPMDPTNFMQRITEITDAIHTYLEQELPSRLGHLQEELGLPQLDNYLSFITSDVKKQLPGRIESHIRRASASGIEVDSEIVIAALKQEIENGIRSFLTNLPDQMKGGSL, from the coding sequence ATGGATTTTTATCAGGCCCTTCAATGGATGCAGGGACAATTGCACATTCTCAGCCAAAAAATTGCCAATTTGGAGGAATCACTCCGCTGCGCTGAAGAGGAGATTAGACTTCTGAAGGATAAGCCTTCTATCCAGGTTGGCACCATTCAATATAAATTTGACCAGCTTAAAGTTGAAACACTTGAAGGCACCTTAAGTATTGGCCTAAATCCGAAGGACCTTCAGGGGATTGAGGAAATGGCGATTTCCGAGGGCCAAAATGGTTATCCGGGTCAGCCTGGGTCTCCACAGGGTATGGCACCTCAGGACCAGCAGCCATTCGAAGGAAATCCCGGATATAACCCACAACCAATTCAGCCCATGGATCCAACCAACTTCATGCAGAGAATTACAGAAATTACTGATGCAATCCATACGTATCTCGAGCAAGAGCTTCCATCCAGACTTGGGCATCTCCAGGAAGAATTGGGGCTTCCCCAATTGGATAACTATCTTTCATTTATAACTAGTGACGTAAAGAAACAGCTTCCCGGCAGAATTGAATCACATATAAGACGAGCAAGTGCCTCTGGTATAGAGGTTGATAGTGAAATAGTGATCGCTGCTTTGAAACAGGAAATTGAAAACGGCATCCGGTCATTTCTGACAAATCTGCCCGATCAAATGAAAGGCGGGTCCTTATGA
- a CDS encoding spore germination protein GerPE, producing MLQRSSSVKSIIVESVQYSSLVQLGDTSIINGFSRAIAVQRERELFYGNEGEFASFPVFSKEIPLPLLNEPIQILSFNENPIIKVGSIKINGISSSSFLHVGNVNHISLEGRVKHIRQLEERDGYQ from the coding sequence ATGTTACAACGGTCATCCTCCGTAAAAAGCATTATTGTTGAATCAGTTCAATATTCCTCCTTGGTTCAGCTAGGAGACACTTCAATTATTAATGGTTTTTCTAGAGCAATCGCTGTCCAGAGGGAGAGAGAACTTTTTTATGGCAACGAAGGGGAATTTGCTAGCTTTCCTGTATTTTCTAAAGAAATTCCACTTCCGCTATTAAACGAGCCGATTCAAATTCTTTCATTTAATGAAAATCCAATTATTAAAGTCGGATCCATAAAAATAAACGGTATTTCGTCAAGCTCCTTCCTCCATGTTGGTAATGTTAATCACATTAGCCTGGAGGGAAGAGTAAAACATATCCGCCAGCTTGAAGAGCGCGATGGTTACCAGTAA
- a CDS encoding spore germination protein has translation MPALIGPIHINNVSGGTVHFGDALNISPKSSSKSFTGAGSANTGVLIGTGSAVSGTNVLDTKLLDQPMTGNK, from the coding sequence ATGCCAGCACTCATTGGCCCTATTCACATCAACAATGTCAGTGGAGGAACAGTTCACTTTGGTGACGCCCTAAATATTTCACCAAAAAGCTCTTCAAAATCCTTTACAGGAGCAGGCAGTGCCAACACCGGTGTGTTAATCGGAACAGGAAGTGCTGTAAGCGGCACAAACGTCTTGGATACAAAATTGCTCGACCAACCTATGACAGGAAACAAATAA
- a CDS encoding HNH endonuclease has product MKSAIGQCELCLRKDVETTVHHLTPREMGGTFMPTADLCKACHKQIHALYPNEELAVRLNTIERLRYDPEIAKFLKWIKKQPASRLPKVSKSARRKR; this is encoded by the coding sequence ATGAAATCTGCAATCGGCCAATGCGAGCTTTGCTTGCGTAAGGATGTTGAAACAACGGTTCATCACCTGACACCAAGGGAGATGGGCGGAACCTTCATGCCAACTGCTGATCTGTGCAAAGCATGCCATAAGCAGATACACGCGCTCTATCCGAATGAGGAACTGGCAGTGCGGTTAAATACAATTGAGCGATTGAGGTATGATCCTGAGATAGCGAAATTTCTGAAATGGATAAAGAAACAGCCAGCTAGCCGCCTTCCGAAAGTAAGCAAGTCGGCCAGAAGAAAAAGGTAA